In Aegilops tauschii subsp. strangulata cultivar AL8/78 chromosome 3, Aet v6.0, whole genome shotgun sequence, one genomic interval encodes:
- the LOC109735289 gene encoding uncharacterized protein yields the protein MAEAFASSSASNSKELDELNYKHEWSEEDLNLLLKEQMDKAQAATAEMEALRAELKNAQTEAEQQRATSEKSNTELSEERDARRKDQARILEVEQDLKGLYAERDVLQADKKNDAAELKRLELAHNEAQVQARSDREELRQVSEIAAGTFVDLPRSAADACQYFNEREDAAEQKAFWAQFQVSSHPPLLGDQMKQLMELHRVARPVMEDLCNALWPAEPLPSSYFGLIQRLRSASPRVQLWKRSACLEGARQAYASVKAYYPVVKPEEMAKGAPEGTKRVPEQYFNDVMPGARLSEAKCRKDTILEDLE from the exons ATGGCCGAG GCCTTCGCCTCATCTTCGGCGTCCAACTCAAAAGAGTTGGACGAGCTGAATTACAAGCATGAGTGGTCCGAGGAGGACCTCAATCTGCTACTCAAGGAGCAGATGGATAAGGCGCAAG CTGCCACGGCGGAGATGGAGGCACTTCGTGCCGAGCTTAAGAACGCTCAGACAGAAGCCGAACAGCAAAGGGCTACGTCTGAGAAGAGCAACACCGAGCTCTCCGAGGAACGGGATGCTCGAAGGAAAGACCAGGCTCGGATCCTGGAGGTGGAACAGGACTTGAAGGGCCTGTACGCAGAGCGCGACGTCCTTCAAGCCGACAAGAAGAATGACGCAGCCGAGCTCAAAAGGCTTGAGCTGGCGCACAATGAGGCCCAGGTCCAAGCGAGGTCAGACCGAGAAGAACTCCGGCAAGTATCTGAGATAGCTGCCG GTACCTTTGTGGACCTACCGAGGAGTGCAGCAGATGCGTGCCAGTACTTTAACGAGCGTGAGGATGCTGCCGAGCAGAAGGCGTTCTGGGCACAATTTCAAGTGTCGTCGCATCCGCCACTCCTCGGTGACCAAATGAAGCAGTTGATGGAGCTGCACCGCGTCGCCAGGCCTGTCATGGAGGACCTCTGCAATGCCTTATGGCCCGCCGAGCCGCTGCCGAGCAGTTACTTTGGTTTAATCCAAAGGCTTCGAAGCGCCAGCCCTCGTGTCCAACTCTGGAAGCGTTCGGCTTGCTTGGAGGGTGCTCGGCAGGCTTATGCATCTGTGAAGGCGTATTATCCTGTGGTCAAGCCGGAGGAGATGGCGAAGGGGGCCCCGGAAGGGACGAAGCGGGTGCCCGAGCAGTATTTTAACGATGTGATGCCGGGTGCCCGGTTATCAGAGGCTAAGTGTCGCAAGGACACTATTCTTGAGGATCTTGAGTAG